A part of Rhodamnia argentea isolate NSW1041297 chromosome 8, ASM2092103v1, whole genome shotgun sequence genomic DNA contains:
- the LOC115736529 gene encoding internal alternative NAD(P)H-ubiquinone oxidoreductase A2, mitochondrial isoform X2, with product MRARFIYFMVHCETVTDGSNSLEPWKFKIAYDKLVVALGAEASTFGIHGVTDNAIFLREVHHAQEIRRKLLLNLMLSDVPGISEEEKRRLLHCVVVGGGPTGVEFSGELSDFIMKDVRQRYAHVKDYIHVTLIEANEILSSFDDRLRQYATKQLTKSGVRLVRGVVKDVKSHKIILSDGSEVPYGLLVWSTGVGPSPFVRSLQLPKSPGGRIGVDEWLRVPSVQDIFAIGDCSGFLESTGKPVLPALAQVAERQGKYLAELLNGVAKAGGGQANSSKEIALGDPFVYRHLGSMATIGRFKALVDLRQSKEAKGLSLAGFTSWIIWRSAYLTRVVSWRNRFYVAVNWFTTFVSGRDISRI from the exons ATGCGAGCTCGATTCATCTACTTCATG GTGCATTGCGAGACTGTAACTGATGGAAGCAACAGTTTAGAGCCTTGGAAGTTTAAAATTGCTTATGACAAGTTGGTTGTAGCGTTAGGAGCAGAGGCCTCGACTTTTGGAATCCACGGTGTGACTGATAACGCAATATTTCTACGCGAAGTGCACCATGCACAAGAAATCCGCAGGAAGCTGCTCCTGAACCTGATGCTATCTGATGTGCCTG GCATTTCAGAGGAAGAAAAGCGCAGGCTCCTACATTGTGTCGTTGTTGGAGGGGGTCCGACAGGTGTAGAGTTTAGTGGTGAACTGAGTGATTTCATTATGAAAGATGTTCGTCAAAGATATGCACACGTGAAAGACTACATCCATGTTACCCTGATAGAG GCAAATGAGATATTATCTTCCTTTGATGATCGTCTTCGGCAGTATGCTACAAAGCAGCTGACGAAG TCTGGAGTGCGTTTGGTCCGAGGTGTTGTGAAGGATGTCAAATCTCACAAGATAATTCTCAGTGATGGCTCGGAGGTCCCTTATGGGCTGTTGGTGTGGTCTACTGGTGTCGGTCCCTCACCTTTTGTGAGGTCTCTGCAACTTCCAAAATCCCCAGGAGGGAG GATTGGTGTTGATGAGTGGCTTCGAGTTCCTTCTGTTCAGGATATATTTGCAATTGGTGATTGCAGTGGGTTCTTGGAAAGTACTGGCAAGCCAGTCCTTCCAGCTTTGGCCCAG GTCGCAGAGAGACAAGGGAAGTATTTAGCAGAGTTACTAAACGGTGTAGCTAAAGCCGGAGGAGGGCAAGCAAACAGCTCCAAAGAAATTGCATTAGGAGATCCCTTTGTCTATAGGCATCTCGGAAGCATGGCCACCATTGGGAGATTTAAAGCTCTAGTGGACCTAAGGCAGAGCAAG GAGGCAAAAGGATTGTCACTGGCAGGATTCACCAGTTGGATTATCTGGCGCTCTGCATATCTCACGCGCGTCGTAAGCTGGAGGAACAGATTCTACGTCGCCGTAAACTGGTTCACGACTTTCGTTTCTGGTCGGGACATAAGCCGAATATAG
- the LOC115736800 gene encoding phosphoinositide phospholipase C 2-like, with protein MQSWSQAGMSRDQRPLHFRIFLCFGRKFHFREVRPPHDVQQLFEQYSENGTMTVDHLRRFLVDYQMEKDATREDASSILHSLRHHIMYKKELNLDHFFRYLLSDHNPPVAPSLRVHHDMNAPLAHYYMYTGHNSYLTGNQLSSDSSFEPIVKALKKGVRVIELDLWPNSRGDKVKVCHGGTLTSPVDLNKCLHATKEHAFAASKFPVVITFEDHLTPRLQAKVAKMVTKTFQSTLHRPDPDQPAEFPSPESLKGKILISTKPPKEYLESQTNIEEEDNTVQSKEHSDNEEYDQDEEEKNAIPEYKHLIAIHAGKPKGRLVNCLRIDMNKVGRLSLSEQELEEISRTHGQDIVRFTQRNLLRIYPKGTRVDSSNYNPLLGWMHGAQMVAFNMQGYGKYLWIMQGMFRGNGWCGYVKKPDFLLDPDHIFDPSKQLRVKKTLKVMVYLGEGWHLDFKRTHFDQFSPPDFFVRVGIAGVPADTVMTSTKAIEDDWTPVWDEEFKFPLTVPELAILRIEVLEYDTTGHHDFGGQTCLPVSELREGIRAVPLHGRKGDRYRSVKLLMRFKFLEPSSELEYDS; from the exons ATGCAGTCGTGGTCACAGGCAGGAATGTCGAGAGACCAGAGACCGCTCCATTTCAGGATCTTCCTTTGTTTTGGAAGAAAGTTCCATTTCAGGGAGGTTAGACCTCCTCATGATGTCCAGCAACTGTTTGAGCAGTACTCTGAAAATGGCACGATGACCGTCGATCACTTGCGTAGATTTCTGGTTGATTACCAAATGGAAAAGGATGCGACCAGAGAGGATGCAAGCTCAATCTTACACAGCCTTAGGCATCATATCATGTATAAGAAGGAACTGAATCTCGACCACTTCTTCCGGTATCTCCTCAGTGATCATAACCCTCCGGTCGCGCCATCACTTCGG GTGCACCATGATATGAATGCTCCCCTTGCTCATTACTATATGTATACAGGCCACAACTCCTACTTAACTGGGAATCAGCTAAGCAGCGACAGCAGCTTTGAGCCGATTGTGAAAGCTCTAAAGAAAGGTGTAAGAGTAATCGAATTGGATCTGTGGCCAAATTCCAGAGgagacaaagtaaaagtctgtCATGGAGG TACATTGACTTCTCCGGTTGATCTTAACAAATGTCTACATGCCACCAAGGAGCATGCTTTTGCTGCATCCAAATTCCCCGTCGTGATAACCTTTGAAGACCATCTAACTCCACGTCTTCAAGCTAAGGTGGCCAAG ATGGTCACGAAGACGTTCCAATCGACACTGCATCGACCTGATCCAGACCAGCCAGCAGAGTTCCCATCACCAGAATCACTGAAAGGGAAGATCCTGATTTCAACAAAACCTCCCAAAGAGTACCTCGAAAGTCAGACGAACatcgaagaagaagacaacaccGTGCAG TCCAAGGAACATTCAGACAATGAAGAATACGaccaagatgaagaagagaagaatgcAATCCCCGAGTACAAGCATCTCATTGCCATCCACGCCGGAAAGCCAAAGGGCAGACTCGTGAATTGTCTAAGGattgatatgaataaagttggACGCCTTAGCTTGAGTGAACAAGAGCTTGAGGAGATATCAAGGACGCATGGACAAGATATTGTTAG GTTCACTCAGAGGAATCTGTTGAGGATATACCCTAAGGGTACTCGTGTGGACTCATCCAATTACAATCCTCTGCTCGGGTGGATGCACGGAGCTCAAATGGTCGCATTTAACATGCAG GGATATGGAAAGTACCTTTGGATTATGCAAGGAATGTTCAGAGGCAACGGTTGGTGCGGTTACGTTAAAAAACCGGATTTTCTATTGGATCCTGACCATATTTTCGATCCTAGCAAGCAACTGCGAGTTAAGAAGACCTTGAAG GTGATGGTGTACCTGGGAGAAGGGTGGCATTTAGATTTTAAACGCACTCATTTCGATCAATTCTCCCCTCCTGATTTCTTCGTGAGG GTTGGAATTGCAGGAGTTCCAGCTGATACAGTCATGACGAGTACTAAGGCCATTGAGGATGACTGGACCCCAGTATGGGACGAGGAGTTCAAGTTCCCGCTCACAGTTCCCGAGCTGGCCATCCTCAGGATCGAGGTCCTAGAGTACGACACGACGGGACACCATGACTTTGGCGGTCAGACGTGCTTGCCAGTGTCGGAGCTGAGAGAAGGGATCCGAGCAGTTCCTTTGCACGGCCGTAAGGGGGACAGATACCGATCTGTCAAGCTGCTTATGCGGTTCAAATTCCTCGAACCTTCTTCAGAGCTGGAATATGACAGCTGA
- the LOC115736530 gene encoding PHD finger-like domain-containing protein 5A translates to MAKHHPDLIMCRKQPGIAIGRLCEKCDGKCVVCDSYVRPCTLVRVCDECNYGSFQGRCVICGGVGISDAYYCKECTQQEKDRDGCPKIVNLGSAKTDLFYERKKYGFKKR, encoded by the coding sequence ATGGCCAAGCATCATCCTGATTTGATCATGTGCAGGAAACAGCCGGGAATCGCCATTGGACGACTCTGCGAGAAATGTGATGGGAAGTGTGTCGTCTGCGATTCCTACGTCCGTCCATGCACGCTGGTACGCGTATGCGACGAGTGCAACTACGGTTCTTTTCAGGGCCGCTGTGTCATCTGTGGGGGAGTGGGAATCTCCGATGCTTACTACTGCAAAGAGTGCACACAACAGGAGAAGGACAGGGACGGGTGTCCAAAAATCGTCAATCTAGGAAGCGCAAAAACCGATCTCTTCTACGAACGCAAGAAGTATGGTTTCAAGAAACGGTGA
- the LOC115736528 gene encoding zinc finger CCCH domain-containing protein 66-like yields MCSGSKGKPTPGSSVGESEFEKQRMSSSQFSVLLELSAADDLTNFRRAVEEDGHDVNESSLWYGRRIGSKKMELEERTPLMIAAMFGSMSVLDYIVKSGRADVNKACGSDGATALHCAAAGGSVRSAEVVKLLLNSSANANSVDTSGKRAGDLIPEVSGSPFNSRRKGLDVRLTGGGTGEFVEETYILPENLGSQIEGNEQKESPTARASKDGSEKKEYPVDLSLPDINNGIYSTDEFRMYSFKVKPCSRAYSHDWTECPFVHPGENARRRDPRKYHYSCVPCPEFRKGSCRHGDNCEYAHGIFECWLHPAQYRTRLCKDEIGCTRKVCFFAHKPEELRPLYASTGSALPSPRSFSPVASSLDMGSISPLSLGSSVRMPPTSTPPMTPSGASSPLGGSMWKSQINSTPPGLQLPGSRLRSALSARDMDLDVDLIGLENNHRLQQQLLERFSDLSSPCGWNNSLSTTSAFPEYSGDMTGEISRLGGAKPNNLEDGFRSFDSTLLPQLQGLSLDGAVSQLQSPTGMKIRQNMTQQLYSSYTDKLSSSPRALPSFGTDPSRASAAATLSSRSLAFAKRSHSFIERSTVNCQSGYSSSVVSPTARMPSHNDWGSPDGKLDWGIQGEELNKLRKSASFGLRSSGNRFPAPADSATATLGEPDVPWIQSLVKEGPSQNPGNFGAEQQQQQQYHLSSGGTELLPAWVEQLYVDQEQMVA; encoded by the coding sequence ATGTGTAGCGGTTCCAAAGGGAAACCAACTCCTGGAAGCTCCGTGGGGGAGAGTGAATTCGAGAAGCAGAGGATGTCGTCCAGTCAGTTTTCTGTCCTGCTCGAGTTATCCGCTGCAGATGATCTGACAAACTTCAGGAGAGCAGTTGAGGAAGACGGCCACGATGTCAATGAGTCGAGCTTGTGGTATGGTAGGAGGATCGGTTCGAAGAAGATGGAGCTCGAAGAGAGAACTCCCCTCATGATCGCCGCAATGTTCGGCAGCATGTCCGTGCTGGATTATATTGTCAAGTCTGGCCGGGCCGATGTAAACAAGGCGTGTGGTTCGGATGGTGCTACCGCACTTCACTGTGCTGCAGCTGGTGGCTCGGTACGATCTGCTGAGGTGGTCAAGCTGTTGCTCAATTCTTCGGCGAATGCTAACTCCGTTGATACTAGTGGGAAACGAGCTGGAGACTTGATTCCTGAGGTCTCTGGTTCGCCCTTCAATTCTAGAAGGAAGGGTTTGGATGTCAGGTTGACTGGAGGTGGGACTGGTGAGTTTGTTGAGGAAACTTATATTTTGCCCGAGAATCTGGGTAGTCAGATTGAAGGAAATGAACAAAAAGAGAGTCCAACGGCCCGGGCTTCCAAGGATGGTTCTGAAAAGAAAGAGTATCCCGTCGACCTTTCTCTTCCGGACATCAACAATGGAATATATAGCACAGATGAGTTCAGGATGTATTCTTTCAAAGTGAAGCCTTGCTCGAGAGCTTACTCTCATGACTGGACTGAGTGTCCGTTTGTTCACCCTGGGGAGAATGCAAGACGGCGTGATCCTCGAAAATATCACTACAGCTGTGTGCCTTGCCCTGAGTTCCGCAAGGGATCGTGCAGGCATGGGGATAACTGCGAATATGCTCATGGTATATTCGAGTGCTGGCTTCACCCAGCTCAATATCGCACCCGTCTCTGTAAGGATGAGATCGGATGCACCAGAAAAGTCTGTTTCTTTGCCCACAAACCTGAAGAGCTTCGTCCATTATATGCATCCACTGGTTCAGCGCTTCCTTCTCCAAGATCATTTTCGCCTGTTGCTTCTTCTCTAGACATGGGATCAATAAGCCCTCTTTCTCTCGGTTCTTCAGTCCGGATGCCGCCAACTTCTACACCACCTATGACTCCTTCTGGGGCCTCTTCTCCTCTTGGTGGATCGATGTGGAAAAGCCAAATTAATAGCACTCCGCCAGGCTTGCAGCTTCCTGGTAGCAGGTTGAGAAGTGCATTGAGTGCTAGAGACATGGATTTGGATGTTGACTTGATCGGTCTAGAAAATAATCATCGTTTGCAGCAGCAGTTGCTTGAACGCTTTTCTGATCTGTCCTCTCCTTGTGGTTGGAACAATTCCTTGTctaccacgtcggctttcccTGAGTATTCAGGTGATATGACTGGAGAAATAAGTAGATTAGGCGGAGCAAAGCCGAATAATCTTGAGGATGGTTTCAGGTCATTTGACTCAACCCTCTTGCCTCAGTTACAAGGGCTGTCACTTGATGGCGCAGTATCCCAGCTGCAATCTCCTACTGGAATGAAGATTCGGCAGAACATGACCCAGCAGCTCTACTCGAGCTATACCGACAAGCTTTCCTCCTCCCCTAGGGCATTACCGTCATTTGGAACCGATCCTTCCAGAGCTTCAGCAGCAGCCACTCTGAGTTCCAGGTCATTGGCATTCGCAAAAAGGAGCCACAGCTTCATTGAGCGGAGCACAGTGAACTGTCAGTCTGGATATTCGTCAAGCGTGGTTTCTCCAACTGCAAGGATGCCTTCCCATAATGACTGGGGCTCGCCAGATGGAAAACTAGACTGGGGCATTCAGGGGGAGGAGCTGAACAAGCTGAGGAAATCTGCATCGTTCGGGCTCAGGAGCAGTGGCAACCGCTTCCCTGCGCCTGCAGATTCTGCCACAGCAACTTTAGGGGAACCGGACGTGCCTTGGATTCAGTCCTTGGTCAAGGAAGGCCCGTCGCAAAACCCCGGCAATTTTGGAgcagagcagcagcagcagcagcagtatCATCTCAGTTCTGGAGGTACTGAGCTGCTTCCAGCTTGGGTGGAGCAGTTATATGTGGATCAGGAGCAGATGGTGGCTTGA
- the LOC115736529 gene encoding internal alternative NAD(P)H-ubiquinone oxidoreductase A2, mitochondrial isoform X1, with amino-acid sequence MAWFRSFIQVSKIKSSVRPTKPTHFFTPLSHFSSAAGPAEAAVRERWGLAPTGPDDKPRVVVLGSGWAGCRLMKGLDTKAYDVVCVSPRNHMVFTPLLASTCVGTLEFRSVAEPIGRIQPAISSAPGSYFFLAKCTGVDPDNHMVHCETVTDGSNSLEPWKFKIAYDKLVVALGAEASTFGIHGVTDNAIFLREVHHAQEIRRKLLLNLMLSDVPGISEEEKRRLLHCVVVGGGPTGVEFSGELSDFIMKDVRQRYAHVKDYIHVTLIEANEILSSFDDRLRQYATKQLTKSGVRLVRGVVKDVKSHKIILSDGSEVPYGLLVWSTGVGPSPFVRSLQLPKSPGGRIGVDEWLRVPSVQDIFAIGDCSGFLESTGKPVLPALAQVAERQGKYLAELLNGVAKAGGGQANSSKEIALGDPFVYRHLGSMATIGRFKALVDLRQSKEAKGLSLAGFTSWIIWRSAYLTRVVSWRNRFYVAVNWFTTFVSGRDISRI; translated from the exons ATGGCCTGGTTCAGAAGCTTCATTCAGGTTTCCAAAATCAAGAGCTCGGTACGACCCACCAAACCCACCCACTTCTTCACGCCCCTCTCGCACTTCAGCTCCGCTGCCGGACCGGCGGAGGCGGCGGTGCGGGAGCGATGGGGCCTGGCCCCGACGGGGCCCGACGATAAGCCGAGGGTGGTCGTGCTGGGCTCGGGCTGGGCGGGCTGCCGGCTGATGAAGGGCCTGGACACCAAGGCCTACGACGTCGTGTGCGTGTCGCCGAGGAACCACATGGTGTTCACGCCGCTCCTGGCGTCGACGTGCGTGGGAACTCTGGAGTTCCGGTCCGTCGCCGAGCCCATTGGGCGGATCCAGCCCGCCATCTCCTCCGCGCCGGGGTCCTATTTCTTCCTCGCCAAGTGTACCGGCGTCGATCCTGACAATCACATG GTGCATTGCGAGACTGTAACTGATGGAAGCAACAGTTTAGAGCCTTGGAAGTTTAAAATTGCTTATGACAAGTTGGTTGTAGCGTTAGGAGCAGAGGCCTCGACTTTTGGAATCCACGGTGTGACTGATAACGCAATATTTCTACGCGAAGTGCACCATGCACAAGAAATCCGCAGGAAGCTGCTCCTGAACCTGATGCTATCTGATGTGCCTG GCATTTCAGAGGAAGAAAAGCGCAGGCTCCTACATTGTGTCGTTGTTGGAGGGGGTCCGACAGGTGTAGAGTTTAGTGGTGAACTGAGTGATTTCATTATGAAAGATGTTCGTCAAAGATATGCACACGTGAAAGACTACATCCATGTTACCCTGATAGAG GCAAATGAGATATTATCTTCCTTTGATGATCGTCTTCGGCAGTATGCTACAAAGCAGCTGACGAAG TCTGGAGTGCGTTTGGTCCGAGGTGTTGTGAAGGATGTCAAATCTCACAAGATAATTCTCAGTGATGGCTCGGAGGTCCCTTATGGGCTGTTGGTGTGGTCTACTGGTGTCGGTCCCTCACCTTTTGTGAGGTCTCTGCAACTTCCAAAATCCCCAGGAGGGAG GATTGGTGTTGATGAGTGGCTTCGAGTTCCTTCTGTTCAGGATATATTTGCAATTGGTGATTGCAGTGGGTTCTTGGAAAGTACTGGCAAGCCAGTCCTTCCAGCTTTGGCCCAG GTCGCAGAGAGACAAGGGAAGTATTTAGCAGAGTTACTAAACGGTGTAGCTAAAGCCGGAGGAGGGCAAGCAAACAGCTCCAAAGAAATTGCATTAGGAGATCCCTTTGTCTATAGGCATCTCGGAAGCATGGCCACCATTGGGAGATTTAAAGCTCTAGTGGACCTAAGGCAGAGCAAG GAGGCAAAAGGATTGTCACTGGCAGGATTCACCAGTTGGATTATCTGGCGCTCTGCATATCTCACGCGCGTCGTAAGCTGGAGGAACAGATTCTACGTCGCCGTAAACTGGTTCACGACTTTCGTTTCTGGTCGGGACATAAGCCGAATATAG
- the LOC115736772 gene encoding O-glucosyltransferase rumi, which yields MGVSSRPHPRRPSNLLPSLVALSLFSLSVLLLYKVDDYASRTKTVAGHNLDPTPWHLFPPKTFDEETRYARASKIIQCSYLTCPYAATESIQRRDQSRSRSARACPEFFAWIRRDLQPWVRTGISSAHLMEAKRFAAFRVVIFEGKLYVDFYYACVQSRAMFTIWGLLQLLRRYPGMVPDVDLMFDCMDKPSINRTQHASMPLPLFRYCTTPEHFDIPFPDWSFWGWPETNLKPWEEEFRDIKKGSQALSWSKKFPRAYWKGNPDVDSPVRTELLKCNHSRRWKAQVMRQDWAEEARAGYEQSKLSNQCNHRYKIYAEGYAWSVSLKYIISCGSLALIISPKYEDFFSRGLFPLRNYWPISSTNLCPSIKYAVNWGNANPSEAEAIGKRGQDFMEDLSMDRVYDYMYHLIMEYSKLLRFKPIPSPSAREVCAESLLCFANPKQRQFLERSTAFASEGAPCTFEAAHGIAVTNWVKQKEKAIQDVRKKEMLSTEAQSD from the exons ATGGGAGTGTCCTCCAGACCCCATCCTCGAAGACCCTCCAACCTCCTCCCTTCCCTCGTcgccctctccctcttctccctctccgtcctcctcctctacaag GTGGATGACTATGCATCGCGGACGAAGACGGTCGCTGGCCACAACTTGGACCCCACTCCCTGGCACCTGTTCCCTCCGAAGACGTTCGATGAGGAAACCCGGTATGCTCGCGCCTCCAAGATCATCCAGTGCTCTTACCTCACCTGCCCCTATGCTGCTACCGAGTCGATCCAGAGACGGGATCAGTCGCGATCCCGGTCCGCCCGAGCCTGCCCGGAATTCTTCGCCTGGATTCGCCGTGATCTCCAGCCCTGGGTGCGGACCGGGATATCCTCAGCTCATTTGATGGAAGCAAAGAGGTTTGCGGCGTTTCGGGTGGTCATATTCGAGGGAAAGCTATATGTGGATTTCTATTATGCTTGTGTGCAGAGCCGGGCGATGTTCACGATATGGGGACTGCTGCAGCTTCTAAGGAGGTATCCTGGGATGGTGCCTGATGTTGATTTGATGTTTGATTGCATGGACAAGCCTAGTATTAACAGGACCCAGCACGCCTCCATGCCTTTGCCGTTGTTTCGCTATTGCACCACCCCAGAACATTTCGATATTCcatttccagattggtcctTCTGGGGATG GCCTGAGACAAATTTAAAGCCTTGGGAAGAGGAGTTTAGAGACATTAAAAAAGGCTCTCAAGCTCTCAGTTGGTCAAAGAAGTTCCCCCGTGCTTACTGGAAAGGAAACCCTGATGTGGACTCTCCGGTGCGAACGGAGTTACTGAAATGCAATCATTCCAGGAGGTGGAAGGCACAAGTTATGCGTCAG GATTGGGCAGAAGAAGCAAGAGCTGGGTATGAGCAGTCGAAACTATCAAACCAGTGCAACCATCG GTACAAAATATATGCTGAAGGTTATGCGTGGTCTGTGAGCTTGAAGTACATAATATCATGTGGCTCTCTTGCCCTAATCATATCACCTAAGTACGAAGACTTTTTCAGCCGGGGTCTGTTTCCCCTGAGGAACTATTGGCCCATCTCTTCTACTAATTTATGTCCTTCCATCAAATATGCTGTAAACTGGGGAAATGCAAACCCGTCAGAG GCCGAGGCGATTggaaaaagaggacaagatTTCATGGAAGATTTGAGCATGGACAGGGTTTATGATTACATGTATCATCTCATTATGGAGTACTCAAAGCTGCTGCGTTTCAAGCCAATCCCCTCTCCTTCTGCCCGGGAAGTTTGCGCAGAATCCTTGCTTTGTTTTGCCAACCCTAAGCAGAGGCAATTTCTGGAAAGGTCAACTGCTTTTGCTTCTGAGGGAGCACCATGCACCTTTGAGGCTGCCCATGGTATTGCAGTCACAAACTGGGTTAAGCAGAAAGAGAAAGCAATACAAGATgtgagaaagaaggaaatgtTAAGTACAGAGGCACAGTCAGATTAG